From the genome of Fusarium fujikuroi IMI 58289 draft genome, chromosome FFUJ_chr06:
CGATAGCACCCTTGGGTACACGCGCAGCGATGCAGTAAGAGCGCATGAACTCCATCTGAGCGATGACGCTGAGCTTCTGGAGGGGAACGCAGGTTGCTTCGACGGCATTGTTACATTTGACGGTGTAGCCATCTGCTGTCGAGACATTAACAGATTTGTTGCCGATACCCAGAATCTCTATGCCTTTTTCTTCAACGGACATGACGCGCGTTTGGTCGAAGCAGCGGAAGTTGGGCTGAGTCTTGAGCCAGTTGAGGATGCCGTTGAGATACTTTGTTGGATGGAATGCTGCTTggtctttgacgatgaggcCGCCGCGCTGATCAGTTGCTCCATCCCAGCCACGAACGGTCAGCGATTCCTATACCAAGTTAAATGAAGATCAAGAATGATAATGGGTCAGAGACTTGCATCAAATCTAGCATCAATGCCGAACTTTCGCTGCGCTGCCTCTTCCTTACGAAGATCgttcatctcatcctcatgctCCTTCGCATCCTTCGTAGAGTACTGAGAAACCTCATAAGCCGGAAGTTTGCGATACTCGCACTCAATACCAAGTATCTGAGAGATCTCTCCTACGCGATCTCTTCCCCACGCGTGGCTTTCAGCTGCGACCCTGGCGCCTTCATCACCGTGCTTCTTGGCAATCTCAGTATACCCATCGTCAAGATCATTGGTCAAATGGCCACTGGTCCGACCTGTCTCTCCAGAAAGTACCTGGCGAGCTTCCAGAAGGACAACTTCGCGCCCTCGGGTGACAAGCTCATAGGCTGTGGAAATACCGCCGATGCCAGCACCAATGATACAGACGTCAGTCTCAATGTCTTGGTTAAGCTTGGAGAACGATGGGCGGTTAGAAACAGGGTCTTGATGAACCCAGACCGAGTCCGTGGCGCCCGAGGTATGAAAGAACTGTTGCGACTTAGAGGTTGCCATTGTAGATTGATAAGCTCTGAAGGATAGCTGGACTGTGCAGCGGCGTGAGATGCGAGAGACTCGAAGTGATGCTGAGGCCAGTGAGAAGAGCATCCTAGGAGGTATGAGTGAAGTCGAGTCTGCGAGAGGACTGGAGTGAGCTCAAGAGGTGTATATCATTGCAATGCATGAACTGAGAAAGATGATGAACCGTACAACACAAGACACGGACGAATTGAATCGAGCTGATTGCCAATCGAGATCAATTCAGCTGCAAGTTCGGCCAGGGACATGCATCTCGCTCCAACAATTGTCGTGGCTTGTATTACACCGCCTCAGCTTTCACATCACGAAATCGTCACTATTTCCATTACATTTCACATGCGTGCAATTTGGTAGCAATCTCCGGAGCAATTGGTCCTAC
Proteins encoded in this window:
- a CDS encoding related to oxidoreductase — encoded protein: MATSKSQQFFHTSGATDSVWVHQDPVSNRPSFSKLNQDIETDVCIIGAGIGGISTAYELVTRGREVVLLEARQVLSGETGRTSGHLTNDLDDGYTEIAKKHGDEGARVAAESHAWGRDRVGEISQILGIECEYRKLPAYEVSQYSTKDAKEHEDEMNDLPTDQRGGLIVKDQAAFHPTKYLNGILNWLKTQPNFRCFDQTRVMSVEEKGIEILGIGNKSVNVSTADGYTVKCNNAVEATCVPLQKLSVIAQMEFMRSYCIAARVPKGAIEDCLLYDQAEEYKYVRLTSCDDEHDYLVVGGCDHKVGQEDTTTEFGELEKWTRERFSQVKSVDYRWSGQIFEPVDFMQFIGKNQGNDHIYIITGDSGDGLTHGVLAGRLIADEIDGIKNPWADIYSPKRIASMVKSLPSMIAHDVQINAQYKRFLQSDITDIEDLGRGMGGVLNKAGSKPIAVYKDEEGNVKQYSALCPHMKGVVCWNTTEKSFDCPVHGSRFSREGICVIGPSKGNLDPVDEAGKADQENVAGS